In the genome of Polaribacter sp. MED152, one region contains:
- a CDS encoding rhodanese-related sulfurtransferase, with protein sequence MQLYNKLSAQERAELIDKAGKDRLTISFYQYHQIKNPQILRDKLFLEWNALDVLGRIYVSYEGINAQLSVPSENLYALKEQLDSISFLKDIRLNIAIEQYNKSFLKLKVKVRNKIVADGLNDDTFDVTNKGIHLNAKEFNEMLANPDTVCVDMRNHYESEIGHFDGAVTPDVDTFRDSLDIIEEDLKDNKEDKNLLMYCTGGIRCEKASAYYKHKGFKNVFQLEGGIIEYTRQVNEEGIENKFIGKNFVFDHRRAEKITDDVIANCHQCGKPCDTHTNCANEACHLLFIQCDECSEKMENTCSTDCQEIIHLPYEEQKELRKGKGNSNKIFKKGRSKVLKFKN encoded by the coding sequence ATGCAACTGTACAATAAGTTAAGCGCACAAGAACGCGCAGAATTAATTGATAAAGCTGGTAAAGACAGACTTACCATTTCTTTTTATCAATACCACCAAATTAAAAATCCTCAAATCTTAAGAGATAAGTTATTTCTAGAATGGAATGCTCTAGATGTATTAGGTAGAATTTACGTATCCTATGAAGGTATTAATGCTCAACTTTCTGTACCATCAGAAAACTTATACGCATTGAAAGAACAACTAGATAGTATAAGCTTTCTTAAAGACATTCGCCTAAATATTGCTATTGAACAATACAATAAATCGTTTCTAAAACTTAAAGTGAAAGTTAGAAACAAAATTGTAGCAGATGGTCTTAATGATGACACTTTTGATGTTACTAATAAAGGGATACATTTAAACGCGAAAGAATTTAATGAAATGTTGGCAAATCCTGATACAGTGTGTGTAGATATGCGCAATCATTATGAGAGTGAAATTGGTCATTTTGATGGTGCAGTTACTCCAGATGTAGATACGTTTCGTGATTCTTTAGACATTATTGAAGAAGATTTAAAAGACAATAAAGAAGATAAGAATTTATTGATGTATTGTACTGGAGGTATTCGTTGTGAAAAAGCATCTGCTTATTACAAACACAAAGGATTTAAAAACGTTTTTCAGTTAGAAGGTGGTATTATAGAATATACACGTCAAGTAAATGAAGAAGGCATAGAAAATAAATTTATTGGTAAAAACTTCGTGTTCGATCATAGAAGAGCAGAAAAAATTACAGATGATGTTATTGCCAATTGCCATCAATGTGGAAAACCTTGCGATACCCATACAAACTGTGCAAATGAAGCTTGTCATTTGTTGTTTATACAATGTGATGAATGTTCAGAAAAAATGGAAAATACTTGTTCTACAGATTGTCAAGAAATTATTCATTTACCTTACGAAGAACAAAAAGAACTAAGAAAAGGTAAAGGAAACAGTAACAAAATTTTTAAAAAAGGCAGAAGTAAAGTTTTAAAATTTAAAAACTAA
- a CDS encoding aspartate-semialdehyde dehydrogenase yields MKVAVVGATGMVGTVMLKVLEERNLPITEFIPVASARSAGKKLSYKGKEFTIVTLEDAVNLKPDIALFSAGGDTSLEWAPKFAEMGTTVIDNSSAWRMDADKKLVVPEINGDVLTAEDKIIANPNCSTIQLVMALAPLHEKYTMKRLVVSTYQSVSGTGVKAVQQLDNEEAGIDGEMAYPHKIGRNALPHCDIFLDNGYTKEEMKLVNEPKKILRDDSFSVTATAVRIPTAGGHSEAVNVQFENDFDLAEVRQLLNDFPGVIVQDDLDNNVYPMPINAHDKDEVFVGRIRRDESQENTLNLWIVADNLRKGAATNTVQIAEFLIANNLV; encoded by the coding sequence ATGAAAGTAGCAGTAGTTGGTGCAACTGGTATGGTTGGCACAGTGATGTTAAAAGTATTAGAAGAACGTAATTTACCTATAACCGAATTTATACCTGTAGCTTCTGCTAGATCTGCAGGAAAAAAGTTAAGTTATAAGGGTAAAGAATTTACAATCGTAACCTTAGAAGATGCTGTAAATTTAAAACCAGACATCGCTTTGTTTTCTGCAGGTGGAGACACCTCTTTAGAATGGGCTCCTAAATTTGCAGAAATGGGTACTACAGTTATTGATAATTCTTCTGCTTGGAGAATGGATGCTGATAAAAAATTAGTTGTACCAGAAATTAATGGTGATGTACTAACAGCCGAAGATAAAATTATAGCAAACCCAAACTGCTCTACAATTCAGTTGGTTATGGCGTTAGCACCTTTACATGAGAAATATACAATGAAACGGTTAGTAGTTTCTACCTATCAATCTGTTTCAGGAACTGGAGTAAAAGCTGTACAACAATTAGATAATGAAGAGGCTGGAATTGATGGAGAAATGGCTTATCCTCATAAAATTGGTAGAAATGCACTACCTCATTGTGATATTTTCTTAGACAATGGTTACACCAAAGAAGAAATGAAGTTGGTGAACGAACCAAAGAAAATTTTAAGAGATGATTCTTTTTCTGTAACTGCAACTGCAGTTCGTATTCCTACAGCTGGTGGTCATTCAGAAGCTGTAAATGTGCAGTTTGAAAATGATTTTGATTTGGCAGAAGTGCGTCAATTATTAAATGATTTTCCTGGTGTTATTGTACAAGATGATTTAGACAACAACGTATACCCAATGCCAATTAATGCTCATGACAAAGATGAAGTTTTTGTTGGACGAATTAGAAGAGACGAATCTCAAGAAAATACCTTAAATTTGTGGATAGTTGCAGATAACTTAAGAAAAGGTGCTGCAACAAATACAGTTCAAATAGCTGAATTTTTAATTGCAAATAATTTAGTTTAA
- a CDS encoding ferredoxin--NADP reductase: protein MADFHKVNIQEVKQETANAVSVLFDIPEQLKQDFNFVSGQYITLQTIINGEEVRRAYSICSTPKSNEIRVAIKAVENGTFSQYATTELKTGDSIEISAPEGRFELKPEANKNYIAFAAGSGITPILSMVKSVLENEPSANFTLVYGNKSVADTIFYDELNALKENYPNQFKLHYIFSREEVKNQLRGRIDKSVTNYFVKNMYKETTFDAAYLCGPEEMINAVTSTLKENYFTTENIHFELFTVSVDEEALEEVKEGTTKITVLLDDEETTFSMQQTDDILAATLRNDLDPPYSCQGGVCSSCLAKVTEGKAVMVKNTILTDGEMEEGFILTCQAHPTTSTISIDFDDV, encoded by the coding sequence ATGGCAGATTTTCACAAAGTAAACATACAAGAAGTTAAACAAGAAACCGCAAACGCGGTTTCTGTTTTATTTGATATACCTGAACAATTAAAGCAAGATTTTAATTTTGTTTCTGGGCAATACATAACATTACAAACCATTATTAATGGAGAAGAAGTTCGAAGAGCTTATTCCATTTGTTCTACACCAAAAAGTAACGAAATTAGAGTTGCAATTAAAGCTGTAGAAAACGGAACGTTTTCTCAATATGCAACCACTGAATTAAAAACTGGAGATTCCATTGAAATTTCGGCTCCAGAAGGTAGATTTGAGCTAAAACCAGAAGCAAACAAAAATTACATTGCATTTGCTGCAGGTTCTGGTATAACTCCTATTTTATCTATGGTAAAATCGGTTTTAGAAAATGAACCTTCTGCAAACTTTACTTTAGTTTATGGTAATAAATCTGTTGCAGACACCATTTTTTACGATGAGTTAAATGCATTAAAAGAGAATTATCCAAATCAATTTAAGCTACACTATATTTTTAGTAGAGAAGAAGTAAAAAACCAGTTAAGAGGAAGAATCGATAAAAGTGTTACAAATTACTTTGTAAAGAATATGTACAAAGAAACCACTTTTGATGCTGCTTATTTATGTGGCCCAGAAGAAATGATTAATGCTGTTACTAGTACTCTTAAAGAAAATTACTTTACAACAGAAAATATTCATTTTGAATTATTTACAGTATCTGTAGATGAAGAAGCTCTTGAAGAAGTAAAAGAGGGTACCACCAAAATAACAGTTTTGTTAGATGATGAAGAAACTACCTTTAGCATGCAACAAACAGATGATATTTTAGCAGCTACATTGCGTAATGATTTAGATCCTCCTTATTCTTGTCAAGGTGGAGTTTGTAGTTCTTGTTTAGCTAAAGTAACAGAAGGTAAAGCTGTTATGGTTAAGAACACTATTTTAACTGATGGTGAAATGGAAGAAGGATTTATTTTAACATGCCAAGCACACCCAACAACATCTACCATTTCTATTGATTTTGATGACGTTTAA
- a CDS encoding regulatory iron-sulfur-containing complex subunit RicT gives MACGSCGTTENGVPRGCKSNGNCGSGSCGSGSEKLAVFDWLSNMKLPSGQERYNIFEVRFKNGRKHFYKNVDNLPLTMGDIIAVEGSPGHDIGTISLAGELVKVQMKKRKITEDHEDVKKIYRKATQRDIDVWQAARAKEEETQRRGREILGKLGLQMKLSDVEYQGDGNKATFYYTADARVDFRQLIRDLAGAFSIRVEMKQVGARQEAARLGGVGSCGRELCCSTWLTDFRKVTTSAARYQQLSLNPLKLAGQCGKLKCCLNFELDTYLDALKSFPKQDVVLKTEKGDAVFVKMDIFKKHLWYTYKEERFKWFRLTLDQVQEIIELNKNNEKSISLEEYESDVEIVEKVSFEDAAGQDSLTRFDTPKPSKRRRNNRNKRKKKPVAATVAKTSNQNKNNQQKRKPKNKPNQNQPKAEGARPNKPRRNNRNRKNNKNQNGNSAKEKS, from the coding sequence ATGGCATGTGGAAGTTGTGGTACAACAGAAAATGGGGTACCTAGAGGTTGTAAAAGTAATGGAAATTGTGGGTCAGGTTCTTGTGGTAGTGGAAGTGAAAAGTTAGCTGTTTTTGATTGGCTTTCGAATATGAAATTACCAAGTGGTCAAGAACGTTATAATATTTTTGAAGTACGTTTTAAAAACGGAAGAAAACATTTTTATAAAAATGTAGATAATTTGCCCTTAACCATGGGTGATATTATTGCTGTAGAGGGTTCTCCAGGTCATGATATAGGGACTATTTCATTAGCAGGAGAATTAGTAAAAGTGCAAATGAAAAAGCGTAAAATTACGGAAGATCATGAAGATGTTAAGAAAATTTATAGAAAAGCTACTCAGAGAGATATAGATGTTTGGCAAGCAGCAAGAGCTAAGGAAGAAGAAACCCAAAGAAGAGGTCGAGAAATTTTAGGTAAACTTGGCTTACAGATGAAACTTTCTGATGTAGAGTATCAAGGAGATGGAAATAAAGCCACTTTTTATTACACTGCAGATGCAAGAGTAGATTTTAGACAATTAATTAGAGATTTGGCTGGTGCTTTTTCAATTCGAGTAGAAATGAAACAAGTAGGTGCAAGGCAAGAAGCAGCAAGATTAGGAGGAGTAGGTTCTTGTGGTAGAGAATTATGTTGTTCTACTTGGTTAACAGATTTTAGAAAAGTAACAACATCTGCTGCACGTTATCAGCAATTATCTTTAAACCCTTTAAAATTAGCAGGGCAATGTGGTAAGTTAAAATGTTGTTTAAATTTTGAGTTAGATACTTATTTAGATGCTTTAAAATCGTTTCCAAAACAAGATGTGGTTCTAAAAACAGAAAAAGGAGATGCTGTTTTTGTAAAGATGGATATTTTTAAAAAACATCTTTGGTATACATACAAAGAAGAACGTTTTAAATGGTTTCGTTTAACCCTAGATCAGGTTCAAGAAATTATAGAATTAAATAAAAATAATGAAAAATCTATTTCGTTAGAAGAGTATGAATCTGATGTAGAGATTGTAGAAAAAGTAAGTTTTGAGGATGCAGCTGGGCAAGATAGTTTAACACGTTTTGATACACCTAAACCAAGTAAACGAAGAAGAAACAACAGAAACAAAAGGAAGAAAAAACCGGTTGCTGCAACTGTTGCAAAAACTTCAAATCAAAACAAGAACAATCAACAGAAAAGAAAACCAAAAAACAAACCAAATCAAAATCAACCAAAAGCAGAAGGTGCAAGGCCAAATAAGCCAAGGAGAAATAATAGAAATAGAAAAAACAACAAAAACCAAAATGGGAATAGTGCTAAAGAAAAGTCATAA
- a CDS encoding transglycosylase domain-containing protein has product MAEKKTSFKKFIIWFWALILGGVLILAGLFFTASVGGFGALPTFEELENPQTNIATEVISSDGVTIGKYATENRTPVHFNELPQNLVNALVATEDERFYEHSGIDFRGTARAVLKPGSGGASTISQQLAKMLFTGRASSNIFKRVLQKMKEWVVATKLEKQYTKQEIIAMYLNKYDFLNQAVGIRSAARIYFGKEPKDLEIQESAMLVGMLKNSSYFNPLRREAIVKQRRNVVLLQMSKNNYISEDEKIKLQQLPLDLEYTPESHDEGYATYFRAHLQKVMRTWVRNNPKPNGEEYDIFRDGLKIYVTIDSRMQKYAEEAVKEHMANLQSYFFKEQARNRTAPFYDLEKSQIRSIYERAKKNSNRYKRLIAAGKPVKEIDKIFNTKTEMKVFSWKGVKDTVMSPNDSIKYYKHFLRSGLLSIEPQTGHIKAWVGGINNKFFKYDAVAQQKRQVGSTFKPFVYATAINQLRMSPCDELPNIRYTIPKGKYGIPEAWTPDNATQNYGGMLTLKDGLAGSVNTISANLIDKVAPENVVRLAKASGIETEIKANPAIALGAVDLSLLEMVSAYSTFANRGLRVKPMIITRIEDKNGTVLKDFVPETQEVLSEESAYVILNLLEGVTQSGSGVRLRSSWSSGGGAVTGFPYGFKNAIAGKTGTTQNQSDGWFMGIVPNLATGVWTGGEDRATHFAGIAKGQGATMALPTWALFMQKCYADKSLNISKEDFEKPEELSININCDKKEEENIDTVPRGDTDF; this is encoded by the coding sequence ATGGCAGAGAAAAAAACAAGCTTTAAAAAGTTTATCATTTGGTTTTGGGCACTTATCCTTGGTGGTGTTTTAATTTTAGCTGGCTTATTTTTTACAGCTTCTGTTGGTGGTTTTGGAGCGTTACCCACTTTTGAAGAGTTAGAAAATCCGCAAACCAATATAGCTACAGAAGTAATTTCTTCAGATGGTGTTACCATTGGTAAATATGCAACCGAGAATAGAACTCCCGTTCATTTTAATGAGCTACCTCAAAATTTAGTTAATGCTTTAGTTGCTACTGAAGATGAACGTTTTTACGAACATTCAGGTATCGATTTTAGAGGTACAGCAAGAGCTGTTCTAAAACCAGGTAGTGGAGGTGCAAGTACCATATCTCAGCAATTAGCAAAAATGCTGTTTACAGGTAGAGCATCTAGCAATATTTTTAAAAGAGTATTGCAAAAAATGAAAGAATGGGTTGTTGCTACTAAACTAGAAAAACAATATACAAAGCAAGAGATTATTGCAATGTACTTAAATAAATACGACTTTTTAAATCAGGCAGTTGGTATACGTTCTGCAGCAAGAATTTATTTTGGAAAAGAACCAAAAGATTTAGAAATTCAGGAATCTGCAATGTTAGTAGGTATGCTTAAAAACTCCTCTTATTTTAATCCTTTAAGAAGAGAGGCTATTGTAAAACAAAGAAGAAATGTTGTTTTATTACAAATGTCTAAAAACAATTACATTTCTGAAGATGAAAAAATTAAATTGCAGCAATTGCCATTAGATTTAGAATATACTCCAGAAAGCCATGATGAAGGTTATGCAACTTATTTTAGAGCACATTTACAAAAAGTAATGCGCACATGGGTTAGAAATAACCCAAAACCAAATGGTGAAGAATATGATATTTTTAGAGATGGCTTAAAAATATATGTAACTATTGATTCTAGAATGCAAAAGTATGCAGAAGAAGCTGTAAAAGAGCATATGGCTAATCTACAATCGTATTTTTTTAAGGAGCAAGCAAGAAATAGAACTGCACCTTTTTACGATTTAGAAAAAAGTCAAATTAGAAGTATTTATGAAAGAGCTAAAAAGAATTCAAATAGATACAAAAGATTGATTGCAGCAGGCAAACCTGTTAAAGAAATAGATAAGATTTTTAATACTAAAACAGAAATGAAAGTATTCTCTTGGAAAGGTGTTAAAGATACTGTGATGTCGCCAAATGACTCAATTAAATATTACAAACATTTTTTACGATCAGGTTTATTATCAATAGAGCCACAAACAGGTCATATAAAAGCTTGGGTGGGTGGTATCAATAATAAATTTTTTAAGTACGATGCTGTTGCTCAACAAAAAAGACAAGTTGGTTCTACATTTAAACCATTTGTTTATGCAACTGCTATTAACCAATTAAGAATGTCTCCTTGTGATGAGCTGCCAAATATTCGTTACACAATTCCTAAAGGTAAATATGGAATTCCTGAAGCTTGGACACCAGATAATGCTACACAAAATTATGGAGGAATGCTTACGTTAAAAGATGGTTTAGCAGGTTCAGTAAATACAATATCAGCAAATTTAATAGATAAAGTAGCTCCAGAAAATGTGGTACGTTTGGCTAAAGCATCTGGTATTGAAACAGAAATAAAGGCAAATCCTGCAATCGCTTTAGGTGCAGTCGATTTATCTTTATTAGAAATGGTAAGTGCATACTCTACATTTGCAAATAGAGGTTTACGAGTAAAACCAATGATCATTACCAGAATTGAAGATAAAAACGGTACTGTTTTAAAAGATTTTGTGCCAGAAACACAAGAGGTTCTAAGTGAAGAATCTGCCTATGTAATTTTAAATTTATTAGAAGGGGTAACCCAATCAGGTTCAGGTGTTCGTTTAAGATCTTCATGGTCTTCAGGTGGTGGTGCTGTAACTGGTTTTCCTTACGGATTTAAAAATGCAATTGCAGGTAAAACAGGTACAACCCAAAATCAGTCAGATGGTTGGTTTATGGGAATTGTACCAAATTTAGCAACAGGTGTTTGGACAGGTGGAGAAGATAGAGCAACTCATTTTGCGGGTATTGCAAAAGGGCAAGGTGCAACAATGGCATTACCAACTTGGGCTTTATTTATGCAAAAATGTTATGCAGATAAATCTTTAAATATTTCTAAAGAAGATTTTGAAAAACCAGAAGAATTAAGCATAAATATCAATTGCGATAAAAAAGAGGAGGAAAATATAGATACAGTTCCTAGAGGAGATACAGATTTTTAA
- a CDS encoding gliding motility lipoprotein GldH: protein MGIVLKKSHKFFILFLIAILYSCNSNIEFTEYKTMQDSSWKSQEKISFIFDVSDTIQPKNLFINIRNNYNYPFSNLYVITELKAPNGDKVIDTLQYAMTDAKGNFLGDGFADVIENKLFYKEQIKFAKGGEYQFNIRHAMRKNGQVNPISNLEGIQDIGFSIENNN from the coding sequence ATGGGAATAGTGCTAAAGAAAAGTCATAAATTCTTTATTTTATTTCTAATAGCTATTTTGTACAGTTGCAACTCTAATATAGAGTTTACAGAATATAAAACAATGCAAGATAGCAGTTGGAAATCTCAAGAGAAAATCTCATTTATTTTTGATGTATCAGATACTATTCAACCAAAAAACTTGTTTATCAATATCAGAAATAATTACAATTACCCATTTAGTAATTTGTATGTTATTACTGAATTAAAAGCTCCAAATGGAGATAAAGTGATAGACACTTTACAGTATGCTATGACAGATGCTAAAGGGAATTTTTTAGGCGATGGTTTTGCAGATGTAATAGAAAATAAACTCTTTTACAAAGAACAAATAAAATTTGCAAAAGGTGGTGAATATCAATTTAATATTCGACATGCAATGCGTAAAAACGGACAGGTTAACCCTATTTCAAATTTAGAAGGTATACAAGATATTGGTTTCAGTATCGAAAATAATAATTAA
- a CDS encoding CoA transferase subunit A, protein MINKKVNSVQEALSGVKDGMTLMLGGFGLCGIPENAISELVKLDVRDVTCISNNAGVDDFGLGLLLQNKQIKKMISSYVGENDEFERQMLSGELEVELTPQGTLAEKCRAAQAGFPAFYTPAGFGTEVAEGKETREFDGKMYVLEPAFKADFAFVKAWKGDAAGNLVFKGTSRNFNPNMCGAATITVVEVEELVEVGELDPNHIHIPGIFVQRIFEGTNYEKRIEQRTVRQKQ, encoded by the coding sequence ATGATAAACAAAAAAGTAAATAGTGTTCAAGAAGCTTTAAGTGGCGTAAAAGATGGTATGACTCTTATGCTAGGTGGTTTTGGACTTTGTGGAATTCCTGAAAATGCTATTTCAGAATTAGTAAAATTAGATGTTAGAGATGTTACATGCATTTCTAACAATGCAGGTGTAGATGATTTTGGTTTGGGTTTATTATTACAGAATAAGCAAATCAAAAAAATGATATCATCTTACGTTGGTGAAAATGATGAGTTTGAACGCCAAATGTTATCAGGTGAATTAGAAGTAGAATTAACACCACAAGGTACTTTAGCTGAGAAATGTAGAGCAGCACAAGCAGGTTTTCCTGCATTTTACACGCCTGCAGGTTTTGGCACAGAAGTAGCAGAAGGTAAAGAAACTAGAGAGTTTGATGGTAAAATGTATGTTTTAGAACCAGCTTTTAAAGCAGATTTTGCCTTTGTAAAAGCTTGGAAAGGTGATGCTGCAGGTAATTTAGTTTTTAAAGGAACTTCAAGAAATTTTAATCCAAATATGTGTGGTGCAGCAACGATTACTGTTGTTGAGGTAGAAGAGTTAGTAGAAGTAGGTGAGTTAGATCCTAATCATATTCATATTCCAGGAATTTTTGTACAAAGAATTTTTGAAGGCACCAATTATGAGAAAAGGATTGAGCAAAGAACTGTAAGACAAAAACAATAA
- a CDS encoding CoA transferase subunit B, producing MALDKNGIAKRIAQEVQDGFYVNLGIGIPTLVANYVREDIEVEFQSENGVLGMGPFPFEGEEDADIINAGKQTITTMPGASFFDSATSFAMIRGKHVDLTILGAMEVAENGDIANWKIPGKMVKGMGGAMDLVASAENIIVAMMHTNKRGESKILKQCSLPLTGVGCVTKVVTNLAVLEVKDNAFHLLERAPGVSVEEIQKATEGTLVVKGDIPEMSL from the coding sequence ATGGCTTTAGATAAAAATGGAATCGCTAAAAGAATTGCACAAGAAGTGCAAGATGGTTTTTATGTAAACCTAGGTATTGGTATACCAACTTTGGTAGCTAATTACGTAAGAGAAGATATAGAGGTTGAGTTTCAATCTGAGAATGGTGTTTTAGGTATGGGGCCTTTTCCTTTTGAAGGTGAAGAAGATGCAGACATTATAAATGCTGGGAAGCAAACCATAACAACAATGCCTGGAGCAAGTTTTTTCGATTCTGCAACTAGCTTTGCCATGATTCGTGGTAAGCATGTAGATTTAACCATTTTAGGAGCAATGGAAGTTGCAGAAAATGGAGATATTGCTAACTGGAAAATTCCAGGAAAAATGGTAAAAGGTATGGGTGGAGCTATGGATTTAGTGGCATCTGCAGAAAATATTATTGTGGCAATGATGCATACCAATAAAAGAGGCGAATCAAAAATATTAAAGCAATGTTCTTTACCATTAACAGGGGTAGGTTGTGTAACAAAAGTGGTTACCAATTTAGCAGTTTTAGAAGTAAAAGACAATGCATTTCACTTGTTAGAAAGAGCTCCAGGAGTTTCTGTTGAAGAAATTCAAAAAGCAACAGAAGGTACTTTAGTGGTTAAAGGTGATATTCCTGAAATGAGTTTGTAA
- a CDS encoding lytic transglycosylase domain-containing protein translates to MRFLLSFLLISISTFAQQEIDTLPIVKIDTISNTNIKLADIKNDDLFSDDDLKMIDSLLVGHKFNSPLIDTLEYVIDDKDIIGNTKKAVTTDLLKQRLSHLNDQTPFDLAYNPALEKVINSYLLYRGKYYPALMAKAKYYFPMFEQYLDQYDIPLEMKYLSIVESALRPKARSGVGASGLWQFMYGTGKQFDLKVSSYVDERYDPVKATIAACKYLSQLYNVFGDWDLALAAYNSGPGNVSKAIKRSGGFKNYWNIRPYLPRETAGYVPAFYATMYIFEHANDHNIYSELPKFFEFQTDTVRVKRTVSFDQISETINVDEEVLTFLNPSYKLDIIPFIKDRNYALRLPSSKIIDFLDKEKQLYALADEDDAKREKPLPKYFEMDKRIRYKVKSGDYLGKIANKFGVRVSSIKRWNSLKTSNLKIGQRLYIYPKRLR, encoded by the coding sequence ATGAGGTTTCTTTTATCCTTTTTACTTATCAGTATTTCAACCTTTGCACAACAGGAAATAGATACACTACCAATTGTTAAAATTGATACTATTAGCAATACAAATATAAAGCTAGCAGATATTAAAAATGATGACTTGTTTTCTGATGACGACTTGAAAATGATTGATAGTTTATTGGTAGGTCATAAATTCAATTCACCTTTAATAGACACTTTAGAATATGTAATTGATGATAAAGATATTATTGGCAATACTAAAAAAGCAGTTACTACAGATTTGCTTAAGCAACGTCTATCTCATTTAAACGATCAAACACCATTTGATTTGGCTTACAATCCTGCTTTAGAAAAAGTAATCAATAGTTATCTTTTATATAGAGGAAAATATTATCCAGCATTGATGGCAAAAGCCAAATATTACTTTCCAATGTTTGAGCAATATTTAGATCAATATGATATTCCTTTAGAAATGAAATACCTTTCTATTGTAGAATCTGCTCTAAGACCAAAGGCAAGATCTGGAGTTGGAGCCTCTGGTTTATGGCAGTTTATGTATGGTACAGGAAAACAGTTCGATTTAAAGGTGAGTTCTTATGTAGATGAAAGGTATGATCCTGTTAAAGCAACAATTGCAGCCTGTAAATATCTAAGTCAATTATATAATGTTTTTGGAGATTGGGATTTAGCACTTGCAGCTTATAATTCTGGTCCAGGTAATGTTTCTAAAGCTATAAAACGATCTGGAGGTTTTAAAAATTATTGGAATATAAGGCCCTATTTACCAAGAGAAACTGCAGGTTATGTGCCTGCATTTTATGCTACTATGTATATTTTTGAACATGCTAATGATCACAATATATACTCTGAGTTACCAAAGTTTTTCGAATTTCAAACAGATACAGTTCGCGTAAAAAGAACAGTTTCTTTTGATCAAATTTCAGAAACAATAAATGTTGATGAAGAGGTGCTTACATTTTTAAACCCTTCTTATAAGCTAGATATTATTCCGTTTATTAAGGATAGAAATTATGCTTTAAGGTTGCCAAGCAGTAAAATTATCGATTTTCTAGACAAAGAAAAACAGCTTTATGCATTAGCTGATGAAGACGATGCTAAAAGAGAAAAACCTTTGCCTAAGTATTTCGAAATGGATAAACGCATTCGTTACAAAGTAAAAAGTGGCGATTATTTAGGTAAAATTGCAAATAAATTCGGAGTGCGAGTAAGTAGTATAAAACGCTGGAATAGTTTAAAAACAAGTAACCTTAAAATTGGTCAGCGTTTATATATTTATCCAAAACGTTTAAGATAA
- a CDS encoding exodeoxyribonuclease III, with the protein MKIISYNVNGIRAALKKGFSDWLKAANPDVICIQETKAHKEQLDLSLFEDAGYPYHYWFSAQKKGYSSVAILCKEKPNHIEYGTGIESMDFEGRNLRVDFDDVSIMSLYLPSGTNALRLDYKFNYMDEFQEYITNLRKEIPNLVICGDYNICHEEIDIHNPKMKGVSGFLPEERTWIGNFINSGFIDSFRYLNKELQQYSWWSYRANARANNKGWRLDYAMVSEPLKDKISRAYILPEAKHSDHCPIALELDI; encoded by the coding sequence ATGAAAATTATCTCATATAACGTAAACGGAATTAGAGCTGCCTTAAAAAAAGGATTTTCAGATTGGTTGAAAGCCGCAAATCCAGATGTAATTTGTATTCAAGAAACTAAAGCGCACAAAGAACAATTAGATTTATCGTTGTTCGAAGATGCTGGTTATCCTTACCATTATTGGTTTTCTGCACAAAAAAAAGGGTATTCTTCAGTAGCAATTTTGTGTAAAGAAAAACCAAATCATATTGAGTATGGTACAGGAATAGAATCTATGGATTTTGAAGGTAGAAACCTAAGAGTAGATTTTGATGATGTATCAATCATGAGTTTGTATTTACCTTCTGGAACTAACGCATTACGCTTGGATTACAAGTTTAATTATATGGATGAGTTTCAAGAATACATTACTAATCTAAGAAAAGAAATTCCGAATTTGGTCATTTGTGGGGATTATAATATTTGTCACGAAGAGATAGATATTCATAACCCAAAAATGAAGGGTGTATCTGGGTTTTTACCAGAAGAAAGAACTTGGATTGGCAATTTTATCAACAGTGGGTTTATAGACAGTTTTCGTTATTTAAATAAAGAACTACAACAATATTCTTGGTGGAGTTACAGAGCAAACGCAAGAGCAAACAATAAAGGTTGGAGGCTAGATTATGCAATGGTTTCTGAACCTTTAAAAGATAAAATAAGCAGAGCATACATTTTACCAGAAGCAAAACATTCAGATCATTGCCCAATAGCATTAGAACTAGACATTTAA